Sequence from the Erythrolamprus reginae isolate rEryReg1 chromosome 2, rEryReg1.hap1, whole genome shotgun sequence genome:
gtcttagggtgtcattttgtgtcattttggttggtggtgtgccccaggattttgtaaatgtaaaaaatgtgccgtggctcaaaaaaggttgaaaatcactggactagatgacccacaaagatcccttcgaactctgttgttgttgttgttgttgttgttgttgttgttattattatttattattattgaaacactCTAAATTCTCATGCTCCAGGAGTGGGTTGGACTACAGGACCGCCAAGGTCGCATTCAACTGTGTTTTTCTGTAttctggttgcttctctgcttcctcgcTGCGGAGGAAACCAAGCCGCCTTTCTTGCTCCCAGCTTCTCCTCCCACCCGTCCCCAACTCACCCACCAGCTGCTGCTGCGACTCTCAGAAGAGCCCAGAAGATACTTGGCGCGCCACCTTCCTCCCGTGAGCGACCCGCGGCTAGACCGAACCCCTctcccatcctttctagcaatgcaGTACTTGATGGTTTTAACCCCTTAAAGCTCAACCTCAGAGGGCTCTGCTTACTGTAGCGACCGCTTTCTATGCGCTGTTGCCCGTCTGACCGCCCTCTCCCGGTAGGAGAGGATAAAACAGGCTCATCCCGTCTCTCCCTGTTAAGCTTTTGCAAGTCGTTTTCACGGATTACTTGCCATCAAGTCATTTGCGACTCCCATGCGAGTGAAATAGTGAAACTTGGGAAGATTAGCTACAGGctgagttcatgaagttcttACAAAATtacagaataagagttggaagggataaaTTCTCCAATCTGGGAACTCTATGCTATTCCGGACAAATTGGCTGTCCAGTTTCCTCTTCAAAGGCTCCTCcaatggagcagccacaacttctggaggaaggaCATTCCACTGAGTAATTGTTCTTACTGACAGGAAGTTTCTCCCTAATTCTTGGTTGGACCCCTTTCTGATATGGCTCCCTCTTTTACTACTTGTCACCGGAGCTTTGAAGAGCAGGCTGCCCCCTCCCAACCCCAAACACACTTTCTGTGTCAGCccagctcaattgtgattgtatgtCAAGGATTGTCTGGAGTATATTTTTATCTTCATTCTTGCAcagcctaaagcagtgtttcccaaccttggtcacttgaagatatttggacttcaactcccagaattccccagccagcaaatgctggctgaggaattctgggagttgaagtccagatatcttcaagtggccaaggttgggaaacactggcctaaagaATTGCTCTGAGCAAATTTCCCAATTTCCAAAGGAGGTAGATTTCCACCTTAATTCTTCCGAGGAAGGCACCCTGAGCGAAACCCTTGGAGGACCCTACTTTGTAAAAAGCTGAATTAGAAATTCCTTATGTTTTTTTagtgttagattagattagattagatttattggatttatatgccgcccctctccgcaaacttgtgTTACTCTCAGTGGAGATCAAAACTGCTCTACATCTTATTGGAAGAAAAATCCAGGTCCAGTTCCAAGCcgagaataaaatggaggctaTTTAAGAAAGGAGGTCCGTTTATTGAGGAGCAGAACCAGCCTGTGGTTCCAGGGCAGCTGACCATCTGGTTGCATGAGTGGATGGATCTTTATAGGTGTAGGAATTTAGCACCCATCCATCTCCTAGAAAAATACttcaattaatattaaaaaggcagaatattatatttcccggGATGAGAAATGGAGTAGGATGTCTTTTTtaggcagtacagtgatccctctattatcgcgagggttccgttcccagacccctcgcaataatcgatttttcgcaatgtagggttccggaagtaaaaacaccatctgcgcatgcgcacccttttttttcatggccgcgcatgcgcagatggtggagtttgcgtgggcggcgggggaagacccagggaaggttccttcgtccgcctagcagctgatctgctcggcagcgtagcaccagcgaggagccgaagatccgggtttccccgctgcccacggaaaggggaaacccggatcttcggctgcagcgagcgccgagcgtgcctccgggaggagaaactcgaagcgccacggacagcgagcgggttgcctccgggtctgggttctcgcgctttgcgttgggcgaggcggcggctggcgccgttcattgactcttcttctcccttcctggcgctcACTGTCcacggcgcttcgagtttctcctcccggaggcgcgctcagcgctcgctgcagccgaagatccgggtttcccctttccgtgggcagcggacgaaggaaccttccctgggtcttcccccgctgcagcgagcgccgagcgcgcctccgggaggagaaactcgaagtgcCGCGGACAgtgagcgggttgcctccgggtctgggctctcgcgctttgcgttgggcgaggcggcggctggcgccgttcattgactcttctcccttcctggcgacctcggcggcggaggatggaagagcggggaagaagaggaggagggagaaggagacacggcagccggagcagcgcggactcctctctcggttggagtgtggaaaaggggagcgaggggccgggcgggttgagggaatcaaagaggggtgggggtgctgctctgaggcgctcggaaagagttttcggaaggctctcgtgttacggcgaaagggcgtgtggagagcctgatgttggcggaattggggaccagtgaggagccgaagatccgggtggggaaacccggatcttcggctcctcgctggtgctgcgctgccgagcagatcagctgctaggcagccgctcgagagcaagagggggagagatagagaaagagagagaaggaaagaaagagatgagagagggaggaagagagtgtgagaggaagaagcaagagagagaaagagagagagaaagaaagatgagaaaggaaggaagagaaatgagaaaatgattgaagcagagaatgacaggaaagaaagagaaagagacagagaagtgactcttggtgatgacgtatgacgtcatcgggtggaaaaatcgcgatatagcgtttcgcgaagaacgagatcgcgaaactcgagggatcactgtaaatagaCACACACTTAATAGCCCCCAACCTCCTCTATAACCCACAGCAAATGTCTGCAcctaagagataaagagatagttaggtctattcataagcaaatgccTTCTCCCAAGATTCAGCAATGGTAGGATTAACCCTTTAAAATTTAGCCCCAAAAGTATATTGTAtatcagattgtgcagaacgcaaccgcgagagccatcgtggggcttccaagatttgcccacgtttcctcaacactccatggcttgcattggctgccgatcagtttctggtcacaattcaaaatgttggtcatgacctttaaagccctacatggctttggaccagactacctccggaaccgcctgctaccgcacgaatcccagcgaccgataaggtcccacagagttggccttctccgggtcccgtcgactaaaccagtgtttttcaaccagtgtgccggggcacactagtgtgccgcgagacatggtcaggtgtgccgtgaagctcagcaagagagagagagagagaaagaaagcaagagagagagaaagaaaacaagagagagagagaaagaaagaaagagagagagaaagaaaggcagggaaggagggagatagaaagagcaaaaaagagaggaaggaagggagaaagaaagagggatggagagaggaaggaagagagagaaagagggagagaaagagagcgaaagagaggaagagagagagagagaattttttgtccaaactttttttagcccccccactcccgccccgctcaatgtgccccatgattttgcaaatgtaaaaaatgtgccgcagctcaaaaaaggttgaaaatcactggactaaacaatgttgtttggtgggccccaggggaagagccttctctgtggcggccccggccctctagaaccaactccccccagagattagaattgcccccaccctccctgtctttcgtaaactactcaagactcatttataccgccaggcatgggggcagtgttccctctaattttggggggggggggcggaaaagtatagtgtctgagcggcagtccctttgggactgggcggcacagaaatattaaataaacaaacaaacaaacaaacaaataaaaaacccaccctgttttgcctcagagaatttcaaaataaaatactgtactgtgtgtctataacagtgagctcataatagggcaactctatcaatatcaaaatgccacttaaatagttgagctagtttcaaactagattttgatttcctttctctcttccttactcccattctttttctttctcttttccttcctctcttttttctatctgtttctctctcttcctctctctctccttccctctcactctttccctctcggcttctgggcaggtttgaaaaactcttgagttgatgatgatttttaagtgagcgatttctcactgctcagcttagagggaactatgcatgagggagttgagatattccttccccctaggccattacaagttatgcatggtatgtgtgtgtgtatgtttggttttataataagggtttttagtttttttattattggattgtcacatgctgtttttatcattgttgttagccgccccgattctacggagaggggcggcatacaaatccaataaattaattaattattattatatccagGAAAAGAGActcataattatttttaaagtgaCTTATCACCTTGCGTAAAACTTTTTAATCAGAGGGGGAAAGAATCTAAGGGAAGAAATAGAAAATTTGCTAAAAATACATGAAATTGCATTAGTTTTAGATGGACATTTAAAATTGCTGGAAGTATTTAtataatcaggacattcaaagggtttctctctgcTGTAGTGTGTTAGAAACCCACGGTATGTGTGAAGAATTGAGAAAAGGACTTTGtgttacaattttttaaatttaattattaaacttATTCCCTGCACATCTGGCAATATGAAGCCATTCTGGGTGCCTTCCGTTGCCCTAACATGCATAGCAACACTGACAGTCTGATACTACCCGATATTTTCCTTGCCAAAAGGTATTGACAGTTCTTACATTACAAATTGCATTATTTCCCACCATTCAATTTCATTCTCACATCGCCACCACCAAGAGGATATGTCACAGTGATTCCAAAACCCATCAAAGTGAAACAAGCAGGCACTTACAAGAAAACAGGATCCTGTCATGaaagctatacagtgttcccttgattttcgcgggttcgaacttcgcgaatagcctatgccacggtttttcaaaaaatattaattaaaaattacttcgcgcgtttttttctataccacggtttttcccacccgatgacgtcatatgtcatcaccaaactaataatttttgcaaataacaaaaaaaaaaaattgttaataaataattatgtttataaatctcaggatcactaagtgtcttattcaatggtgtgtaccagtaataatagcgagtaaattgttgttaagggaatgggaaatggtaatttaagggtttaaagtcttaagggatggtttgtggtactgtccatagccaaaaaatggtgtatttacttccgcatctctacttcgtggaaattcgactttcgcaggcggtctcggaacgcatcccccacagaaatcgagggaacactgtattccctttTCTCCGCAACTCAGTAATATCCCTATATCTCTCCTCCATCAGGTTCACCTGGAAGACAGAATAGTCTTTTCATTTGAAattttacttcactttttcccTCCACACCTCTCACCCATCAAACACTGTTTGTGTGCTTTGATGtttcaccaggtgggaattccaACTAAAcgttttcccacaatctggacacccGAACACTTTCTTTCCTTTATAAGTACTCTGCTGTATCTGTAGATCAGAATTCTGACTGATAATTTTTTCAAAATCTGGACCTTCATATCGTTTCTCtcatgtgagtcctctggtgtaccaccaaGTTGGACCTATGacagaaacctttcccacagtcaggacattcaaagggtttctctccagtgtgagtcctctgatgtttcacAAAATTGGAATTCTCACTGAaattttttccacaatcaggacattcaaaaggtttctcccctgtgtgaatcctctggtgtatcaccaggctggaattctgactaaaacgtttcccacaatcagaacattcgAAGGGTTTTTCCCCTGTGTGAATCCTGTGGTGTTTCACCAGActagaattctgactgaaacgttttccacagtcaggacattcaaagcgtttctctcctgtgtgagttctctggtgttccaacaggtgggaattctgactgaaacgtttgccacaaactggacattcaaagggtttctctcctgtgtgagtcctctggtgtatcaccaggctgcAGAAccaactgaaacctttcccacaatcagggcattcaaagggtttctcccctgtgtgagtcctctggtgtttcaccaaatTGGAATTCAagctgaaacatttcccacaatcaggacactcaaagggtttctctcctgtgtgagttctctggtgttccaacaggtgggaATTTTGATTGAAACATTTCCCGCAAacgggacattcaaagggtttctcttctGTGTGACTTCTCTGATGGATAACCAGGCTAGAATAccaactgaaacatttcccacaatcaggacatgcaaaaggtttttctcctgtgtgtgaCCTTTGATGGTTCACCAGGTcacaattctgactgaaactttttccacaatcaggacattcaaagggtttttctcctgtgtgtgtcctctggtgTTTAACCAAATTGGAATTCCAGctgaaacgtttcccacaatcagaacattcaaagggtttctctccagtaTGAGTCCTCCGATGAATCACCAGGcttgaattctgactgaaacttttcccacaatcaggacatttaaagggtttctctcctgtgtgagtcctttggtgtatcaccaggtgggaattctgactgaaacctttcccacaatcgggACAtttaaaaggtttctctcctgtgtgagtcctctggtgttccaggtggcaatttttaattaaaatattctcACAATCAGGAACATTATAAGATTTATCTCCTGTATGCATCCTCTGGTTTCCCTAGTACGGAATTCTGAAAATTTTCCTACAATCagcacattcaaagggttttccCCTCGTGTGAGTTCTGTGACGTATCTCCAAGTCTTGCAAAACCATTTACTTCATTCGGAGCACTTATattgcttctctcctgtgtgagtcctttcaTGAACCACCTAACTAAATATTTCGCACATTCAGATAATTTCATGGCTTTCTTCCAGTATGGATCCTGCTATGTGTAATCTGTGATTTGCGCTTTTCCCTCAATAGGCACAAGTGATGTTTTTGAAGAGGTAAAAAATATAGGTGATCTTGTTGCATAGAGCTTTGATTCAATATACTATTTTCTTCCTCAAAGTGCGAGGCCTACATTACTGTTTACAGAGCTGCTGTCTACTTTTTGTGACTATCCAATTTATTTTTCCTCCCCACTCACTTCTAGATATTTTTTCtgaatggaaaaaataatctcCTTTGACCTTTTTCATGTAATATATTGTTGAGTTCTGTATACTCCACTTTTTCCCAGTTTGAAATCTCTTCTTGATTTTCTTCTTTGCCTTTCACCAGCTGGGGAAAGAGAAAAATTGTGTGTTTTTCTGAAGGTTCAATTTGCTTTCATGTTCAAAGTTGTGGTTATTCTCAGTTGTCCTGAGTGCTCTTCTTGGTATCCTCTTCATCTGTAAGATTGAAATAAAAGTGTAAGTTAAAAAttgtttctttatgaaatagttGCAGAAGATGTGAAAAAAGTGTACATCACAAGTAAAAAGCAAACATGCCACAATGCTGAAATAGCTTCTAATGTTAATTATGATGCTTTTCACACATTCAAGATTTGTGTttgtattttttagatttgtatgccacccctttccgaagattcagggcggctaacaacaatataaaaagacaatgtaaacaaatctaatattaagacaatctaaaaaaacccaatttaaaaaaccactcatacatacaagcataccatgtataaattctataagcctacggagaagggaaatttcaattcccccatgcctgacgacagaggtgggttttaaggagcttgcgaaaggcaaggaggttattGAGATTGAGATTATTGAGATCCAAATTCAAATATACATTTAATCATTGATTTCGGTCAATCACATGTAAAAAGCAAACATGCCACAATGCTGAAATAGCTTCTAATAATAATTATGATCATGATTCATTTGACATATTGCAAATTACTGAGATTCGAGTTCAAATATACATTTAATCATAAAATACACTGTTGACTTGGGTCAATCACAAATTCTTCATACTGTAATTATTGGGCAGAATATTTGTAATTCAGGTAAATGTTTTAccaaatatattatttctctttcaCACTTTGAATGATATAACTGAAACTCAATTCAAACTATGGCAGATGGACATCTCTAAGTTTATATGTCatgtggaaaaaaacaaaaattaaacataaaataattgcAAGGTGATAAGGAAAGAGGTTTGAGTTGACCGGATTTGAACCTGTATTTTGATGCTTGTCTTTTTCTGGCAAAAAGAGTGACTCTCCAAAATAAGAGCGTCACGGACATGAAAAAAGATTTTGATGGCAcaactcataataataataataataataataataataataataataataataataataataataatgtatatgcCACCTCACTCCACAGACTCAGcgaagctcacaacaataataaaacagtgtacaatgtgacaaatctaatgtttaaaagaaaacacattaaaaatcgaacatttaaaaaccatgcaacacaagcataccattcataaaactatataagcctgggggagatgtctcaattcccccatgcctggcgatataggtgggtcttaagaaatttacgaaagacaaggagggtgggggcagtactaatctctggcgggagttgattccagagggccggggccaccacagaaaaggctcttcccttggggccagCCAGGTGACattctttagtcgacgggacccagagaaggcaaactctgtgggaccctatcggctgttaggattcgtgcagcagaagacagtcccggaggtattctggtccgatgccatgtagggctttataggtcattaccaatactttgaattgtgaccggaaactggtcggcagccaatgcaagccacggagtgttggagagacgtgggcgaacctacgtaaccccacaatagctcttgtggccgcattctgtACAATATAGTATGATAAGATTAAAACAAATGTTGATCTTAATCATCACTTTGTTAGACATGCCTTCTTCTTTGGGTATCTCCCTAGGATGTTTTGTTAGAAAATAAATGGTAATCAGGCCAAActttatgctatgtataaaaAAAACTATAGTGTTTTGCCTTTATGAAATCAATTACTTGCTACAGAGAAACacattttttatttctgcatgcaagaAAAAGATTTTGAACTTTAGCTGGGAATGCCACAAATGGGGATCCTGAATGTGGTATACTGAAACTATAAATGTGCACCTCCTTTTCTTGCACCATCATAACCACAGGAACTGCTGACCTCTTCAGGTCACTGAACAAGTGTTACAATGACCACTAATTTGTGGACCAGATGTATATCTGCCTttacagtgccattgtaactgtgaAGGCTCAGGGAACAAATGGTAAGGGAGGGTTACCTATACAACTGAACATCCCAAAGGTTCTCAaagcgatttttaaaaaagtgctggcTTAAACACTGTTGAAACTGATTAATACATGGATGGGGCACCAATAGGAAAAGCCATGGTTTTTGGACAGTCATGGAAACAAATAAGGAAACATCCCAGAAGATATTTCTGGGGATTTCCAATATTAGTGGCAAAAAACCCAGCATGTCCATAACAGAActtcagagttggaagagatcttggagatcttctagatcTAGACCAATCTCCTGCTCAGTCAGGAGAACCCCTACCATTCTGGATAAATgtctgtccagtttcttcttggaGGTTTCTGAAGAATCTCTCATGCAAAAGATAGAGGATGATTagattaaagcagtgtttcccaaccttggcaacttggagatatctggacttcaactccaagaattccccaaccagcattcgctggctggggaattctagcagttgaagtccaaatatcttcaagttgccaaggttgggaaacactggattagagggtCAGCTATACTGGACTTAATACTTACCAACAGGCAGGTTCGTTtcaagagaagaaataaaagagcAACAACCATGACTGGGGGCTTGAGgtgaaaacatatgaagagcagttgtaggaattgggtaGGTCTAGTCTGGCGAAAAGAAGGATTAGAAGTGACATCTTTCAACACCTAATGGATGGAAACCAGTGAAGGAGAGAAGCATTCTAGGAACAagaggaaatttcctgacagcgaccAGTGGAAGGGCTTGACTTCCCAAGCTGTGGCTGCtcctcactggaggcttttaataataataataataataataataataataataataataataataataataataataataataataataataataatataataagataCTTTGACGAAGATACAGTactagacagccatttgtctgaaagtcTCTAAGTTCCCACGCtggaggagggggttggactacaggaCCGCCAAGCTCACATCCAACTGTGTTTTTATATATtctagttgcttctctgcttcctcgcTCACCGGTTCTTGCTTCCAGCGTCTCCTCCAGCCCGTCCTCAACTCACCCACCAATTATTGCTTCGACTCTTGGAAGAGCATAGAAGACACCACCACCTTCCTCCCGTGAGCGACCCGCCAGATCCAGCCGACTTTCCGCTCCTTTCTAGCAATGCGGTACTTGAtggttttaaccctttaaaaagCTCAACGCCAGAGGCCTCCGCTTACGTAGCGGCGGCTTTCTAGGCGCCCGTGTTGCCCGTCTGACGCCATCTCCCGATAGGAGGGGGTACAACAGGCTCGTCCCGTCTCTACCTAttaaggcgtttgtaagacgttTTCACGGATTACATGCTATCAACTCACTTTGAGCAACCCACCTTTGCAATGGATCCAAGTGAAATAGTGAAACTTGGCAAGATTAGCTACATGCCGAGCCCTGAATGTTCGTGAAGTTCTTACAGAATAAACCAATTATCCAATCAGAGGAGCCTATACTATTCCGGATACATGGTtctccagtctctttttaaaaatctcctccGATGCAGCACCCACAACGTCTGGAGGCAGAACATTCCactgaataaatataatataaacttaAATATAACAGTGGCACTTGTatccaaaatttttattaatattgattgtaccttcgttgcttatttgacccctataacaatcattaagtgttgtaccaccgttgacaaatgtatctttttcttttatgtacactgagaacatctgcaccaagaaaaattccttgtgtgtccaatcacacttggccaaaaaaaattatattcctattctattctataactcaAAATTAGAGGGGGGATAAACAATGGAAGGCAAATCTCCCACTTCTGCAGACAAACCATTCTACTGAGAAATTgttcagacttgaaattcttggtttagacaacttacaacacTGTCGTCTCTGTTACAACTTAatcatagttcataaaatcatataccaaaatgtcctacctgttaatgactacttcaccttcaaccgcaacaacacacgagcacgaaatcgatttaaactaaatgtcaacggCTCCAAATTTCACtgcaaaaaaatacgacttcagcaacagagtaatcaaagcctggaatgtactacctggttctgtggtttctactcctaaccccaaaacctttaaccttacattatctacaactgatctctcctcctttctaagaggtctgtaaggagcgtgcataagcgcaccactgtgcctaccgtccctgtcctattgtctactttttatcattacttatctaatgttttatatgtacaaattatcaccctataattgtttgacatgttcttgtgtctagttgtcttggtgtgcagtgctctgtagcaacgttttgagggtaggagttgaaagtttgtgtccaggatgtgaggggtgagtaaatattttccccaccctctttttgactcgtgcagtatacaggtcctcaatggaaggcagaaagAGACGCTGAG
This genomic interval carries:
- the LOC139159930 gene encoding zinc finger and SCAN domain-containing protein 2-like; amino-acid sequence: MHTGDKSYNVPDCENILIKNCHLEHQRTHTGEKPFKCPDCGKGFSQNSHLVIHQRTHTGEKPFKCPDCGKSFSQNSSLVIHRRTHTGEKPFECSDCGKRFSWNSNLVKHQRTHTGEKPFECPDCGKSFSQNCDLVNHQRSHTGEKPFACPDCGKCFSWYSSLVIHQRSHTEEKPFECPVCGKCFNQNSHLLEHQRTHTGEKPFECPDCGKCFSLNSNLVKHQRTHTGEKPFECPDCGKGFSWFCSLVIHQRTHTGEKPFECPVCGKRFSQNSHLLEHQRTHTGEKRFECPDCGKRFSQNSSLVKHHRIHTGEKPFECSDCGKRFSQNSSLVIHQRIHTGEKPFECPDCGKNFSENSNFVKHQRTHTGEKPFECPDCGKGFCHRSNLVVHQRTHMRETI